One genomic segment of Synechocystis sp. LKSZ1 includes these proteins:
- a CDS encoding Crp/Fnr family transcriptional regulator yields the protein MIFRELSSSQLSHLLQIAQFQTWQKNELIFKQETPATGFFVVKTGRVKLFKVSPTGKEQILNIFEAGDNFAEVAALDGQPFPASASALDWTELLFFPRPAFLALLQAEPSITIHMLISLSKHLRHLVGVIENLSFKDVPQRLAEYLLQLSHPNSGRTSDPVPLTNTITLDLTKTQLAAALGTVPATLSRAFYRLSNEGIITVNGAQITILDWERLQALSHIIGADKVTEDSLP from the coding sequence ATGATTTTTCGTGAACTTTCTTCTTCGCAATTGTCCCACTTACTCCAAATTGCTCAATTTCAAACCTGGCAAAAAAATGAACTCATTTTTAAGCAAGAGACGCCAGCAACAGGTTTTTTTGTCGTAAAAACAGGGCGTGTTAAATTATTTAAAGTATCCCCCACGGGCAAGGAGCAAATTCTCAATATTTTTGAGGCAGGCGATAATTTTGCGGAAGTCGCCGCCTTGGATGGCCAGCCATTCCCGGCCAGTGCTTCTGCCTTGGATTGGACTGAACTGCTCTTCTTTCCACGCCCGGCTTTCTTGGCCCTCTTGCAGGCTGAGCCCAGTATTACTATTCATATGCTAATTAGCTTATCCAAGCACCTGCGCCATTTAGTCGGCGTCATTGAAAATCTCTCTTTTAAAGATGTGCCCCAACGACTGGCAGAGTATTTGCTCCAGTTGAGCCATCCCAACTCTGGCCGCACCAGCGACCCTGTGCCGTTAACTAATACCATTACCTTAGATCTAACGAAAACGCAACTAGCGGCTGCCCTGGGTACTGTTCCCGCCACCCTGTCGAGGGCCTTCTATCGTCTCAGCAATGAAGGAATCATTACCGTCAATGGTGCCCAAATTACTATTCTGGATTGGGAGCGACTACAGGCCCTGAGCCACATCATCGGGGCGGATAAAGTCACAGAGGACAGTCTCCCCTAA
- a CDS encoding nitric-oxide reductase large subunit — protein MANPTFDLADAQGLERPRRFTLPAWLVLICLVTFTVLISAGAAIYKNAPPIPATVVSPQQEMILTQENIQHGQETYLARGGQHIGSIWGHGSYLAPDWTADVLHRWGLATAGVLYNGDATFDQADWEALSDSERALLQVEVRNQFKPNRYDSETDTLTLTAAQTAGLQEVFADYHTLLTNGSAVHSIPRDWFTDDTQIRDVTAFFSWTAWTAAANRPHAPFSYTANWPHDDLIGNQAPGQFLVWSIVSVIVLIAAIALFLFIYLTQEDAEEIQSVAERPALRLATPSQKVTTLFFGVAMALFGVQLLMGMVTAHYAVEGEGFYGVPLQQYLPYAASRTWHLQLAVFWIATCWLAAGLYFGPRFGKHEPKFQAIGNGVLLAALTVVVVGSLVGAWAGVQGYLGDKSFWFGHQGYEYVELGRLWQLLLIGGMVFWLWLMFRALQPALKAEGSKTGLNHFFLYSAITIPLFYASGLMYTNHTPLSIAEYWRWWVVHLWVEGFFEVFATVAIAYLCSELGFLKRSSALRATYLTTILYLGSGVIGTLHHLYFAGTPVFITAMGAVASALEVVPLTLIGFEVVKSLKLSQEAQGFYRMPLKFFIATCVWNLIGAGVFGFLINPPIVLYYSQGINTTPIHAHSALYGVYGSLAIALMLFALREITPDRFWDEKNFNFAFWWINGGLVLMMVTGLIPNGFYQLMQSINHGTWYARSAEVIASPWMQGTVWLRIPGDLVFTVGAMMLIYCVGQAVWGIFQQPTQAQPTESNVIPSSTNS, from the coding sequence ATGGCAAATCCAACTTTTGATCTGGCTGACGCCCAGGGCCTTGAACGCCCTAGGCGATTTACTCTCCCGGCGTGGCTTGTACTCATCTGTCTGGTAACGTTTACGGTCTTGATTTCGGCCGGCGCTGCTATTTATAAAAATGCACCCCCGATCCCAGCAACGGTGGTCTCGCCTCAGCAGGAAATGATTCTGACTCAGGAGAATATTCAACACGGGCAGGAAACCTACCTCGCTCGCGGCGGCCAGCACATTGGCAGTATCTGGGGCCACGGCAGTTACCTGGCGCCGGACTGGACAGCGGATGTGTTGCACCGTTGGGGTTTGGCCACTGCTGGCGTCCTCTACAACGGCGATGCCACTTTCGATCAGGCGGATTGGGAAGCGTTGTCGGACAGTGAGCGGGCCTTGCTCCAGGTTGAAGTCCGTAATCAATTTAAGCCCAATCGCTACGACTCAGAGACTGACACTTTAACCTTAACAGCCGCCCAGACGGCAGGCCTGCAAGAGGTTTTCGCTGACTATCACACCCTATTAACCAACGGCTCGGCGGTGCATTCTATTCCTCGGGATTGGTTTACCGACGACACCCAAATTCGGGATGTGACGGCCTTTTTTAGCTGGACGGCTTGGACAGCGGCGGCAAATCGTCCCCATGCGCCCTTTTCCTACACAGCCAACTGGCCCCACGACGATCTGATCGGCAACCAGGCCCCCGGGCAGTTTTTGGTTTGGTCGATTGTTTCGGTGATTGTTTTGATTGCGGCCATTGCCCTCTTTCTATTTATCTATCTGACCCAGGAAGATGCCGAAGAAATCCAGAGCGTGGCGGAACGTCCGGCCCTGCGTCTGGCAACCCCCAGCCAGAAAGTGACGACCCTCTTTTTTGGAGTGGCGATGGCCCTATTTGGGGTTCAGTTACTGATGGGCATGGTCACGGCCCACTACGCCGTGGAAGGGGAAGGCTTCTATGGGGTTCCCCTTCAGCAGTACTTACCCTATGCCGCTTCTCGCACCTGGCATTTACAATTGGCAGTCTTTTGGATTGCCACCTGTTGGTTGGCCGCTGGTCTCTACTTTGGCCCTCGCTTTGGCAAACATGAACCGAAGTTCCAGGCCATTGGTAACGGCGTGCTGTTAGCCGCTTTAACCGTGGTCGTGGTCGGTTCCCTCGTCGGGGCCTGGGCTGGTGTCCAGGGTTATCTTGGCGATAAAAGCTTTTGGTTTGGTCATCAGGGCTACGAGTATGTGGAACTGGGCCGTCTCTGGCAGTTGTTGCTGATCGGTGGTATGGTCTTCTGGCTCTGGTTGATGTTCCGGGCCCTGCAACCGGCCCTGAAAGCCGAAGGCAGTAAAACTGGCCTGAACCACTTTTTCCTCTATAGCGCCATTACCATTCCCTTGTTCTATGCTTCAGGGTTAATGTATACCAATCATACTCCCCTCAGTATCGCAGAGTACTGGCGTTGGTGGGTGGTACACCTCTGGGTAGAAGGCTTTTTTGAAGTGTTTGCGACGGTAGCCATTGCTTATCTCTGTAGTGAACTGGGTTTCCTGAAACGTTCCTCGGCACTACGGGCCACCTACCTGACTACCATTCTTTATCTCGGCAGTGGGGTGATTGGCACCTTGCACCACCTCTACTTTGCGGGGACGCCGGTATTTATCACCGCCATGGGGGCCGTTGCCTCGGCCCTGGAAGTGGTGCCCCTGACCTTGATCGGTTTTGAAGTGGTGAAATCCCTCAAACTCTCCCAGGAGGCCCAGGGCTTTTACCGGATGCCCCTTAAGTTCTTTATTGCGACCTGTGTGTGGAATTTAATCGGGGCTGGGGTCTTTGGCTTCTTGATCAATCCCCCCATTGTTCTCTACTACTCCCAAGGTATTAACACCACGCCCATTCATGCCCACTCGGCCCTCTACGGAGTCTACGGCTCCCTGGCCATTGCCCTCATGCTCTTTGCCCTGCGGGAAATTACGCCGGATCGTTTTTGGGATGAGAAAAACTTCAATTTTGCCTTCTGGTGGATCAATGGCGGCCTGGTGCTGATGATGGTCACTGGCCTGATTCCCAACGGTTTCTATCAACTGATGCAATCGATTAACCACGGGACTTGGTACGCCCGTAGTGCGGAAGTCATTGCTTCTCCTTGGATGCAGGGGACGGTGTGGCTAAGGATTCCCGGTGATCTGGTCTTTACCGTCGGGGCCATGATGCTGATCTACTGTGTTGGTCAAGCGGTGTGGGGAATTTTCCAACAACCCACCCAGGCCCAACCCACAGAATCAAACGTGATTCCCTCTTCTACCAATTCATAG
- a CDS encoding group 1 truncated hemoglobin: MATLFEKLGGGAAVDLAVDKFYERVLADDRIKHFFADVDMAKQRAHQKAFLTYAFGGTDKYDGRYMREAHWELVAHHGLNSDHFDAVAEDLMTTLQEMGVPEDLIAEVAAIAGAPAHKRDVLNQ; this comes from the coding sequence GTGGCAACTTTATTTGAAAAACTAGGTGGCGGTGCCGCCGTTGATCTAGCCGTTGATAAATTTTACGAGCGCGTCCTCGCCGATGACCGTATCAAACACTTTTTTGCCGATGTGGATATGGCCAAGCAACGAGCCCACCAAAAAGCCTTTTTGACCTATGCCTTTGGCGGTACAGATAAATACGATGGCCGCTATATGCGCGAGGCCCATTGGGAATTGGTCGCACATCACGGCCTGAACAGCGACCACTTTGACGCCGTGGCCGAGGACTTAATGACGACCCTTCAAGAAATGGGGGTTCCCGAAGACTTGATCGCAGAAGTGGCCGCCATTGCCGGCGCCCCAGCCCATAAACGGGATGTCCTTAATCAGTAG